The nucleotide window CACTtgctgtcatagaatcatagagtggcctggattgaaaaggaccccaatgatcatctcgtttcaacccccctgctgtgtgcagggtcgccaaccaccagaccgggctgcccagagccacgtccagcctggcctcgagCAACTGCTTTCCCTGGTTCTTCTGTTAAGATGCAGACCTTAAGCTCTGCTCGACTTAgctcccccagcagctcccaggcagctGGGCCGAAGTCTGCTCTGACAGAGGACTTGTTTACACTCAGAGCTAATAAGGACTCATGGCTCTCGGGCGGATGTGTGACCGTGGGCACGCTGCCACGCCACCAAGGCCACAGGGTTTTCTGAAGGAGAATCGAGTCCTGCTAACTTAGAACAAGGACAACAGCAAAGCTACCGAAGGACTGTTTGCATCTAACTGTGTAAACCCTGCCTTATCAGACAAGGTCgtgctaaaaataattctgtgctGATAGGGGTCCCTAGAACTGAAGAATCTTCTGTCTCGTCTGTAATTTCCTGTGCCGCCACGGCTCATCTGTGCTTTGGTTCTAATGCTAAAGGTCACGGCCCGCCACCAAAATAAGACTAAAAGTGGCATTTTTAGCTTTTCCTACCTTCTTTTGCCTTGTCTGCCAGCTGTGATGCATGCTCAGTTTTCACGCAGAAACCAAGGGATGCTGACGGGGAACACAAATCGTATCTTCTCGGATGCGAGACGTGATGCAGATCTCCCGCGAGGCCGACGGCgtgctgaagaaaagaaagcaaacaggtGGATTGTAGGCATCTGTCTCCCCAGATCTCTCTCTCAGCGATACTGAAGTAGCCCACACCAGTGTACTACTCGGCACAAATAGAAACGTAAGCACAACTCTTTTTAAGAAATCAAACCAACTGAAGCTACCGtcacatccctgcaggcaccGACTTGCCGCGGCACAGCCGCGCTTTCCTGCCGAGCTCAGCCATTGGGAGCAGGCAGCGTTTCCACACTGTCGCATGCAGCTGGATCTCACCAGCCAGCATCTACAAAGCTCAAGGTGAGGACAGAAGCTGTCCTCGTGACAACATCCATGAGCTTTGATTAATGCCTAAATGAAGGCGGGTAGGGCTTACTTTTAGGTCATTACGGTTGCACAAAGCAAACTCATGCAGTTTCTACCTATCAGCCATTCGGCAAAATACATAAGCGTGCCTGTATGCAACATCATTCCTGCTTTGTTCTTTATACGTATGACACCAGCCTGCTGAAGTGCCCGTAAGTGGTATAATGCTGTAACGCAATGCAAAGCACAGCgatgacagcagagtagcaaagtTCCAGGCCGCAGCAATTGAGGACTCAGTTGACAATCGAGGCTCAAACGCCGtaggcacagaaacaaaggaaaagaagctgcttGCCTTCATAAGACCTCGGGCATGCAGGGATCTCGAGGGAGATGCTCTCACCTTcgctgccagcccttaaatgaggcctgggaagggatggagccaggatccaccccttcctgccactcaggtacattgcatgcacctgagctcccttggccctgccttcccaccaggtgctcaatcgCTGGtgcaagctgtgacttagcgTTTCTGCTATGACTGCATATCAGGTTGTAATGAAACACGAGGTTTTAGGCTTATAAGAAGTGATTGTCGTTGCCTTTCGTCTACGGTGCACTCACCTTCAGACAGTGTCACATCACTAAGGGAGAGGGCTCCTCTCGGGTGTGCAAAATGCGTCTCAAGTTGTTCCCAGTTGTTACAGTGTGCCTACTTACAGTCCTGCCCCCTTCACCTGCTGCCAATTTTGTCTGAATCCAGTCGGATGGTTGATGGCAAGGAGGAAAAGATGCCGGGCACTTTCTCCTCCTGAAGCCTGCTATATTTTGGGCTCGCCGGCGGTCGGAGTCCATTTAACTGACAAAACCACTTGTAAGTCTTCGTCCGGGATAATTTTCCAGGTCAGTTTCTCCCTAGATGTTGCGCTGTCGCCTCGGCTTTGACAACCGAGCTTTGACCCTTCACAGCACACGTGTGGTAGATGTTAAGGCATTtggctttgcctcccttgtcaGCATAGTTAACTAAAGGCAGCATCTCATACGTGAAGCTGCGCAGCTCGTTCTGTAAGGGGAGTTGCCAAATTTCACTACGAGGACTTCAGGCTCAGCATCCCGATTTCTTTCGGCTCGGCTCTTGTTATTACAGATGATTTTGGCAGCAGAGAACACAAAGAAGCGTTACTACAAAAAGCGAGATTTGCACAAAAAGTCAGAAAGAGAAGCACAATAAGAGCATGAAATTCCCAGGGAGGAAAGGGACTGGAAGAACGCTTTCTCCGAGGGGGCGATTCCAAAAATCCCCAAATCCAAGCTCATAACCTCTTGTGAAACAGGTAGCACCGTTTGGACTTGACTTTCCTTCCAACGCCAGTTTTAGCGGAGGTAAGGAGACACGTGAGCTGAAACGTGGCTCTGCTTTGGGTGCTCGTTTGGGTGCTCCCTTCGTTCTGTGTTTGAAAAGGAAAGGTATGAAGGACCTCCAGAGTCATTAGAAAAGCTCAGAGACGTTTATTGGGGCACaattgaaaaaatacagaaatacatgaaatatCATGGTTCGTTAAAGCCAATTTTATATATTACATCTGGTATTACGGTGGAGGGAGACTGAAACCAAAACACATTCTATGCTTAAACTGACGGTGCAAATGAATAAAGAGCCGTTTGGATCAGGAGTCCACTGCGTCAGAGAGCAATAACAAAAGGTGAAAAGATCCCAAAACGGAACCAAACAGACAGGGGCACGTATTCCCTGCACTTAAAGAGTGTGCTGGGGAGAAGCAGCgcagaaaggagaagagatgCTGTGGTTGAGGAAGGACTTGACGGCACAGAGGTTAGACGCAACCGAAGTCACAGTGTGCACTTGAGGATAAGACGACGCCACGACACGAACGCTCCTTCAATAATTTATGTGTAGAAAGAATACATCTTGCAACTAAGCAACACACGGATGCGCTGTCGCTGACAGGTCTGCAAGCAGAAACTCCCTGCTTTCAAAAGGTGCCTTTTCTTGGCGTTACGTTATTTGCATAGTTAACTCCTTTTCCTCGAAAGGTTAAGAGAATATTCAGCAACTGAGGTCAGGAAAAACCTATAACCTCCCAATGATTTCTtattgtggggaaaaaataaataaaaatcacgGCGGCACAAACATGAAGAGAGGTGGAAATCGCAGCCAAAACTGCCGCTTCCCGAACAGGGAAGGTAAGAACTGTAAGCGCATTCCAGATTGAAAGCTGAAGTGCCTCAAACGGCATCGTCTGCTGTCGTTAGTTTTGTCTGCTAGAACAAAAGCTCTTTACATCCTTTTGACTGAAAGACGGTCTGATGTTTCTCCATACAGCAACTCAAGGGtggtgtggggtttttttttggtttcgTTTTTCCCCTCACTCGGGGGCGAGGTGCTTCTTTGAGGGTTTTTCTTTATCCCCAGTCTTTGCCCTAGCTTGTTTGGATGCTACAGGAGATCTCGTTTACCCCGTAAGGGGAGGGATGCGAGGACATACAACTGCACTGAAACTTGGATAAAAAGAGGCCTATTCAGTAAGATATCcctgcccagcccagctctgttCCTATCGTTCTGGATAAGCTTTTAATCTCAGAGAAAAGGAATCCGGATAAAAAGGTCTGCACTCTCCATATGGGTATGGCATCAACTCATGACACTTACGTTCCCATTTTCTGAGGAGAACTGACTGTTCCAGTTCCCGACCATTATGTTCGTGGCAGTGGCTGATGATAAAAAGCttcaaagtaatttattttaggAGTACAGACCCGTAACCGAGCTCCAGCTAAACTAAGTCAGGCAATAGCAACACAGGTAGGTGGGAATGCACAGGCTGCTTAGAAATAATTTCACATACGGTGACAGTGACGCTTCCACCAATTTAGCAACCTCAAGTTTTCCAGTCATTTCCCTGTCACCCACTCTCACGCCCGTACCATTGTGCCCATCGTGCCAATTTAAATGTTCACATGGCAACAGTCAGCCGTGCCAGGAACCAATTTGATGAAAGGTAGCCTAGCCTAACCAAGGAAGATTTTACAGCTATTTCAGTTTCCACAGTGACTACTCGGCTGGCATTAGAAGGGCAAGAGCAGGCATCTGAGGGGCTACTTAGGCTGGTGCTTTTAACAAGGACTCTGCCCTAAGGTACTGGCCTGCACAAGTCAGGCACGTTAAGGAAAGGCTTGAGAAAAGAAACCCTTCACTGCATCGATAGAAATTCACCTGACCTCTCAAGTTCATCTCGACACTCAGTGGCACGTCTAACAGGTGCACGGATTCCCCTGCAGgaattttggtttcttttcacCTGCTGTGTACAAGGAAGATACTAGAGACTGTCTTTGCGGGACAGACTTAGCAGCATACCAACTGCAAAGCCAAAGCAAATGGTTCTTCATTCAAGGACCGAGCTGAAGCTAGCTGAAAAGCGTAAGCCAAAGCGTAGGAATCTGTTGGGATCCAACCCCTACCAGCCCGTTGTCAAAAGTACTAACAGTAGTTGAAAGGTGGGTCTGTAATTAAGAGTTAAAAACCAGGGTCAGCTACTTTAGAAGCGGAAGGGGACGTTTCAGGaggtgtttttgtgtttgtttgtttgtttgtttaatattaCAATTTAAGTATTGTTACATTGTCCTATAACATTAAAGCAGTGGCACTTAGTGTTTGCTGTTACAAATGGGTCCTTCAAACAACTCCGCATCCTTGGTTTCCCCCGGTATTTTGTGTTGGCCTGCAGCATCGAGACGTTCCACTCTGGGGACACAGGAAGAATTTGCCAAAACTGAAAGCGTACCAAAGAAAGACAGACACTTTCAAGATTAAACGCGGCCTCTGCGGGAGACAAAGGAAACCACAGAGCAGGCATAGTGCATTTCGAGATCACGAAAGCAGTTCACAGAACTGGATGTAGCCTGCCATTCAGCATCTTTACATGAGTTCATTTCCCCGTTAACATTTGGCACAAACTCTTTGACGCAGTAATCTGGCTCCCATTCAGGTCAGCCGCTCGTTGCCTGGCACTTCAGTGGGTTCAGAAAAAGCTTCTTCAACACTGCGTACAGTTACAGAGTCCTCAGTGGGGAACGAAGGCTAAACATTGCTGACCCTGGTTTCGGAAGATGATATCATAGCAGCAGATGCAGATGTCACTAGTGACCGTTCTCGTCTGACGTATCGCGGCTTCCGAACTGAAACGGTGGGCACAGAAACATCATTAGCACCTGCTGCAGAAGCGTGCCTTTGTCATTCATTCCTAGCAACACACGCCATCCAACAATCCCCGAGCGGCCAAAGTCATTCTGCCCTTTATTTAAAGGAGAAAACCCCACGCTCCTACCCAGAGCTGAGGAAAACACGTCCACAAATACAGTATGTGTGCCCTATCGCCCTATTTAATATGTTTTGTGAAAGTCATATTTAGACACTTCAAGCTTTATTAGGCTCTCATTGGCTCGCTAATCACATAACAACAGTATGTACTAGTTCCCAGAAGTGGCACAAATTTGGGCCTCCACCAAAAAGCAAGTTTTGGTCTTGGATTACAAAGATTTGGTCTAAACCAGTGCATTACAGTGCGAATTTCACAGCGATGTTTATAGGTTGAAATTTAGAAGAACTGGGGAGAAAATTGAGATGAGACGTGTATTTCTGATCGATTTTCATGCTAATTAAAATCCCATCTTGTCAAAACAGCCAACGTACAAACAACCCACTCACCACACTCACACAAAATGCTATACTCCAAACAGTCTGTGTCACTTATTTCAAGAAACTGATGTACTTCAGATCAGTGAGCCTGAAAATCGGCCAGCCTGCCACTGGAAAGAAGATTCCAGTCCTGAAACTGGGCTCCAGACTGCATTATTCTTCAAAACCCATTTCTTCCATCTACTTTTCTCTCtattagaataaaaatagatCTTTGATTTCTCTACAGTACAGTGCTATATCAATACTGTATGGCGACGTTAATTAAAGCAATAAATCCCACCCAAAAGGTCTTCTGGACATACTTTATCAGATTTCTGTGCTCTTGACAGATTCCACAGTTCTATGCCAGCCTAAAAGTAATTGTTTTCACTGGCTGAGTATTCTTAGCATAACCACTTTGAGACAGGCGGCCTGCTTTCCAGCAATGAAATGTGCAAGAGGGAAGCTAACAGGCAAAACTTTGTTTGTAGCAGTATGCCCCATAGAACAGTTTCTCACCTGAAGTAGCTGGGGGAGGTATCATGGATGCCTGCGTAACAGGAGAACAATTGTGTCAAAGAAAGCACCTTGtttcttattaaaacaaacacaggaaCCTTTCAGGGTTCCAATGATGTTTACTGCGAGCGCTGTCTTAGAGAAAGCGACTCGTAATCCATACGGTCAGTATTCATCCGTTACATTTTTTCTAGCTCAGACAAAGAACCCAAAGCATTTCGTTTTGTCTTGCTTCTCATAACAGATCAAGTAGCTCAGAAATGAATTGTTACTGTTTACTTGATCTTTTAGGCTTGCTTACTCTTAGTGGAAAAACAAATCTTACTTACTGTTTCACTAGGCTGGAGAACAGATgctaaaagagagagaaaccaTCATTAATCTAGACCTGCCAGTTGTTTTACGTTAAATACATGTGTGCAACAGAATAGTTCCATTGATAAAAATTTCTGTCACCAAGACCCCCAGAACAGATTAGTAGAACGCCCATTAGTAGGACATATTGTAGTACGCTTTTCAAGATTAGAGATAAAGAGTTGCAAAGGTTTCCAAGAACggctcattttcctttctgagaagGTAGCCACAGCAGTATCTCTTTATATTATAGAAGCTCCAATAGAATAACACACCTTCAGCCAGCTACCAGAAGAGACTGGCACAGTGACACGCCGTTAACTCGCAATGGCTAGGTGTGACATTCTTAGCCAAATAACTGAACCGATTGCTCCGGTCAcccctctcttttttcttcttttgaaaaataagaggAAGCCTACTTGCTTAGTTGACCAGAAACCAGCTTTCTGTTCAACAGAAGGAGCTCTAACATAGCAAATGCAGAGCTGGAGTTTGTCATAAGAAAGATTCAAAGAGTTTGTGCAAAACAGGCAAGACGGAGACGCCCTTTTTGAGTCCCAGCAGATCCTGCATTCAGAGGGCAAACAGGTGACTGAGAAGCACAATAACAAGGAACCTCTAACACCGTTccctttctcctgctgctgacaCATCCTCGATAAACAGGATACCTTCAGTGCTACAGTTCAAGAACAAACAACTGCTTTTTGTACGGCTCTAAGCACCTGACATTTTCTATACTGAAATACACACGCTGTGTTAAAATAGTCTGTGTGCAAAAAATCCCCCTCAGATGTCTAACATTCAGTGACAGCTAATGTCTAGCACAACACTGAGTCTTTGCAAGCTACAGAAAGCAACAGCTAGGTTAGTGAGAGAGCTGTGTAATGTGCACCTGAGCACCCTCGGACTTAAGAACTGCGAGCACacatcctctgctctgcagtggaaaaaaatgatgctgtAAGCACACAGCAGGGAAAAGTTGTTATTCTGCATTGTCTCGGAGGAACAAATCTTTTGAGATGTTTCTTGAGACAATTACCTAGAAGTATTTTACCTTTGTTCCTTCTGTAGAAAACATTAGGAAGTTTATTGGCACGTTTGAGGTAGAAGAAAGAAGCGACAGACAGAATCAGGAATAAGCTGATGAAAAACGTCCCTAAGATGAGAGAAGCTGCCACTTCCGGACCCCCTGTAAAACACAAAGACAACACCAAAACAACCACTCAGAGGAAAGCCCAATATTCACTACAAATCTCTTCTAACAGAAGGGTTAAACAGAAGATAGGACCAGATCAAAGAAGCATTCGGTGAGATACAGTTACCTCAAAATTCAGCTCTGAGGCTTACAAAAGATTCTTGATGAAAGCTAGGCAGAACAAGTAAAAGGAGCTGCCACCTTTGGAATTAAATCTgtcttacaggaaaaaaaaaagtacaacttGTTCCAAATGCCACGTTTTGAAGGGCTTCGTATACAGCAAGGAGTTGTAAGGCTTACGTCCCATCATTATTCTTAACTACTCACCTATGTTCTGTATGAAAGGAGTTACAGTGCTTATATTCATTTGGAAATTCATCCCTCTGATACcagctgtaattaaaaaaacaaacaaacaaacacaccgagcttttcaaatgaaatctgACGACGCATTTGTTGAAAAACTTTGGGAGAACCTATTTATCAGCACTTATTTGAAATTATACAAGAATCCTAGTTTCTccaataagtaaataaattttaaaaagcattcttACCACCACCTTTAGGAATTCccagaaaggaagcaaaaaccATTCGCTAGTGCATTTCTCAGAACCTTATATCAAGTTTCTTATCTCCTTCACTACAATATTTGCAAGGAATCGAATGAATCTCACCTCACAAAAGCCACACGCACAAAATGAATCTGTCCTTCACAGTACAGATTTTCAGGAGCTCAAGCAGTGCCTGAGCTGTTTTGTGCCCTGGAAAAGCCCCTAGCGAATGTCTTTTTTGACAGGAGAGATTAAAGCAAGCACAAAATTCAGTATCAAACAAGCATAGCCGGTACAGGTCCTAGCCTGTAAGATTAatcattttcatgtttcaaaCTTAATTTTAAGATCTTACACCGGgccaaattaattttttttcttcttctaagcGTTGCGTTTTGTTTGACAAATTAGGTACTCCAATTCAacattttgcattcttttccCTTCTAAATTCTGGAATGGTTCCACAGCACTGCATAGTTTCTGTCAACTGAATTCCAAAGCTTCTGTAGCTTTTACTGCACATTCAAAACCTCTGAGGTACGTTAGGGCTTCAGAAAAGGATGAAGTTTTACAAACGGTGAAAGAGACTCTGCAACCCGATGTCTTCTTGAACGGTCTTTGTTGGACCACATAAGCAAGAAGAAATCTTGTTACCTAGAATAACAGTATGATAAATGACTCACTGTTTCTGCAATCAGACAGATTGTAAACAGTAGCAACAGGAAGAGTTTCATTTTTGCACTTAATGCAGCTGCTACTCCCATCCTCGTTCCATCGTCTGTAACAACCTGCATAAGAATAAGAGGTACAGCGATgtgaaaacaacacaaacagcaCCAGAGATATTTCCTCATCTTCAGAAAGAGGCAGAGGTAACAGATCCCACACGCCATGCTAgtgcagttttcatttcagagcacTTATTCCAGAAAAGACATAACCTCTTAAGgagcaaaaaggagaaagttACATTCAAGAAAAACTCCGAGAAGGAAATTTTAACGTAGCTCAATTCACTGCTTCATTAGTTTTAAGATAAAAGGGATCCATCTAACAATCTGCAAGTACCTTCCACAATACTAAAAATGCAGCATCGTTTAGCCATTTATTTTTAGAGGTCGTGCACTACTAAAACAGAACTTAATGCCACTGTTGCATAgagtacagaaaacagaaactggCAGGGGCAAAGATGCTCAGGACCTGACTATGCTTGGATGAAAGAAGATGTTGGAGTTTCCATAGTTAATCAACTGAAGAGTGACAAGCTCAAGGTACGAGTGCTGCTGTGATTTCGCCCTTTTCCATGCCTCAGTGTTCTCAGGTATTTTATTAATTGTTTCACTTTCAGAAGAACCCAAGCCTGTTTCAACTCTTCCGCAACAGATGGTGAGTGTTTTATATCAGTCACCCCACCACGCGGGCTGGAAACTGATTAAACTTTCATCTTCTATGACTTCAGTGTTCCAGCCTCTCAATTTATGTTTAAACACACGTCCTGCTATTTCTTtcataagaggaaaaaaaaaaaaatttagggCACATCTTCAGTAACAActtcatttaataaaataaagctgtggCGGTTTCACTTGAGGCTTAGACTCAAGACACGAAGATTAGAAAGATATTCCTCCTAGATCATATTACAGtctacattttaaagcaaaaaactTACTAGGCTGGCTAAAATCCAGCTCTCTAGAGCCTTGAGCCAAACTGGTATCAATTATCCCATAAAGCAAACTATTAGTACGGTGCTGATTTGAAAACAGCTTTGCTACTACGGTTTCCTTAGAGGGAAACAGCACATTTGATGCCCACAGCAATAAATTACATCTGACATTTAATCTAAATACAAACGGACCCAACGTAAGGGCAAAGCCTTTCTATAGTAATAGGAAGGAAATATCAAAGTCTTCATCTGACACCAAATATTTTGGTGGGTTATCAGTTTACAGTAAGACTTCAGAGATTGCAATCCCCTAGCTTGGAGACTATGCTCATACCATGTCTAAAATCATTTAGGAGCAGAAATGAACGTAGCAATGAAGCAACAGCTTAAGAACCTAACGAGGCAGTGAAATTAGATAGGCTTATAGAGCTTTAACAACCATCAGAACAGCCCAGAAAGGCATCCCAATTTTTAAATCACCAATTCTCTCATTACTGTGGGCTCTGAagccattttctgtcttttactCTGATTTTAAACACAGGCTACGCAgtattaataaaaaaacaaaactcaattTAGGAAAAAACATTCACTTAAATGGGACGAGGAAGAATGAGGCATTTTGTGCTAACAAGACAACACCAAAACTGTTCTTAAACGCTACAACACACCGcagcatttttgctttttatgccCCTTTTATGGACCTCTAAGTATCCAAAATAGCTCTTGCATAATCCAATTGCATgctaaataaaaaagaaagcataaaaccTTATAGTTGTCTATTCTACTTACCGTGCAAGGACAACATTTAGTGCTTCTTATGACTCACATCCTGTACACATAAGGAGAAAGTTCACCTGGTTGTTTATTCTCTTTCCATTCCCCACTAAATCAGATGCTGTATGTTAACTGTCAAAAATAATCTGGAATTCAATTAAAGAAAGCCACACTA belongs to Meleagris gallopavo isolate NT-WF06-2002-E0010 breed Aviagen turkey brand Nicholas breeding stock chromosome 23, Turkey_5.1, whole genome shotgun sequence and includes:
- the C23H1orf159 gene encoding uncharacterized protein C1orf159 homolog isoform X3 yields the protein MEVPYILLLTRLVAEVASKSTESSVSETECCVDMLESNSSCPIANQCSPGCYRRWNEDGSSSCIKCKNETLPVATVYNLSDCRNTGIRGMNFQMNISTVTPFIQNIASVLQPSETASMIPPPATSVRKPRYVRRERSLVTSASAAMISSSETRVSNV
- the C23H1orf159 gene encoding uncharacterized protein C1orf159 homolog isoform X1, producing MEVPYILLLTRLVAEVASKSTESSVSETECCVDMLESNSSCPIANQCSPGCYRRWNEDGSSSCIKCKNETLPVATVYNLSDCRNTGIRGMNFQMNISTVTPFIQNIGGPEVAASLILGTFFISLFLILSVASFFYLKRANKLPNVFYRRNKASVLQPSETASMIPPPATSVRKPRYVRRERSLVTSASAAMISSSETRVSNV
- the C23H1orf159 gene encoding uncharacterized protein C1orf159 homolog isoform X2, coding for MVSETECCVDMLESNSSCPIANQCSPGCYRRWNEDGSSSCIKCKNETLPVATVYNLSDCRNTGIRGMNFQMNISTVTPFIQNIGGPEVAASLILGTFFISLFLILSVASFFYLKRANKLPNVFYRRNKASVLQPSETASMIPPPATSVRKPRYVRRERSLVTSASAAMISSSETRVSNV